One window from the genome of [Clostridium] celerecrescens 18A encodes:
- a CDS encoding ABC transporter ATP-binding protein, with translation MAYMTLQDIDVCYDKKKQILKGLNLEVQEGELVSLLGPSGCGKTTTLRVVAGFIEPQNGVFALDGADLTKVPVHKRNFGIVFQSYALFPHLSVYDNVAFGLKMRKLDKAEIDKKVDQILEICGLTELRGRFPQQMSGGQRQRVALARALVIEPKLLLLDEPLSNLDAKLRINMRMEIKRIQKKLGITTLFVTHDQEECFSISDKVAVMNQGVIEQFDTPENIYQRPNTEFVARFIGFENFLPLKRQGDVYKTETGAVFNVENTHREGACTGTIRPEDIRVAEEGQAGNILEGTVGVRTFLGKGYQYEVLTAAGKFLVNRPAEEAYEEGSQIRLYLPESKLILVN, from the coding sequence ATGGCGTATATGACACTGCAGGATATTGATGTCTGTTATGATAAGAAGAAACAGATTTTAAAGGGATTGAATTTAGAAGTACAGGAAGGGGAGCTGGTTTCCCTTTTGGGGCCAAGCGGCTGTGGAAAAACCACGACCCTTCGTGTGGTAGCTGGGTTTATTGAGCCCCAGAATGGAGTTTTCGCTCTGGATGGTGCGGACCTTACCAAGGTTCCGGTCCACAAGAGGAATTTTGGAATCGTATTTCAAAGCTATGCCCTGTTTCCTCATTTAAGCGTATATGACAATGTGGCATTTGGGCTTAAGATGAGAAAGCTTGATAAGGCTGAAATTGATAAAAAGGTGGATCAGATCCTGGAGATCTGCGGTCTTACGGAATTACGCGGACGGTTTCCCCAGCAGATGTCCGGAGGGCAGAGGCAGAGAGTGGCCCTTGCCAGGGCGTTAGTAATTGAGCCGAAGCTTCTTCTCCTTGATGAGCCGTTAAGCAACTTAGATGCAAAGCTGCGCATCAATATGCGTATGGAGATTAAGAGGATTCAGAAAAAGCTTGGCATTACCACCCTGTTTGTCACCCATGACCAGGAGGAGTGCTTCTCCATCTCGGATAAGGTGGCAGTTATGAATCAGGGAGTGATCGAACAGTTTGACACGCCGGAAAATATTTATCAGAGGCCAAATACGGAATTTGTTGCAAGATTTATTGGTTTTGAGAACTTTCTTCCTTTAAAGAGACAGGGAGATGTATATAAAACGGAGACCGGCGCAGTATTTAACGTAGAAAACACACACAGGGAAGGCGCCTGTACCGGCACCATTCGTCCGGAGGATATCCGGGTTGCAGAAGAAGGGCAGGCGGGCAATATCCTGGAAGGTACGGTAGGTGTCCGGACATTTCTTGGAAAGGGCTATCAGTATGAGGTACTTACAGCTGCCGGAAAGTTCCTGGTAAACAGACCGGCAGAAGAAGCTTATGAAGAGGGCAGCCAGATACGTCTTTATCTGCCGGAATCAAAGTTAATTCTTGTAAATTAA
- a CDS encoding ketopantoate reductase family protein, producing MNDQSKTTAIVGLGALGMLYASQITASLGPDNLFFLGDRERIERYQQMPFTINGKPFSFRIEDCTNARPVDFMIVAVKYGALSSALDTMETSVGPDTTILSVMNGIDSEEIIAKRFGREKVLYCIAQGMDAMRFGSSLTYTRPGTLCLGTRTKGQESRLMDLTRYFDRAGVSYTVEADIVKRLWGKFMLNVGINQTCMAFETNYGGVLTPGEAHDSLIGAMKEVIELSIKEGVHLSEKDMDFYINLIKTLSPESVPSMRQDGLARRYSEVEMFSGVVRRLAAKHGLTVPVNDMLYDKIKGIEAAYPSLPHDE from the coding sequence ATGAACGATCAATCTAAAACAACTGCAATTGTAGGGCTGGGCGCTTTGGGAATGCTTTACGCCAGCCAGATTACTGCCTCCCTTGGCCCGGATAACCTATTTTTCCTTGGAGACCGCGAAAGAATAGAGCGTTACCAGCAAATGCCCTTCACCATAAACGGCAAACCCTTTTCCTTCCGGATCGAGGACTGCACAAACGCCCGGCCCGTGGATTTTATGATTGTGGCAGTCAAATACGGCGCCCTTTCTTCTGCCCTGGATACCATGGAGACCAGCGTTGGTCCTGATACCACGATCCTGTCGGTTATGAACGGAATCGACAGCGAGGAGATCATTGCAAAACGGTTCGGCAGGGAAAAAGTACTTTATTGCATTGCACAGGGAATGGATGCCATGAGATTTGGTTCCAGTCTTACATACACCCGCCCGGGAACGCTCTGCCTTGGAACCAGGACTAAAGGACAGGAATCCAGGCTAATGGACTTAACCCGTTACTTTGACAGGGCCGGCGTATCCTATACGGTTGAAGCCGACATTGTAAAACGTCTTTGGGGAAAATTCATGCTGAATGTGGGAATTAACCAGACCTGCATGGCCTTTGAAACCAATTATGGCGGAGTACTGACTCCTGGAGAAGCTCATGACTCCCTGATCGGGGCCATGAAGGAAGTAATTGAACTTTCCATAAAAGAAGGGGTTCACTTATCGGAAAAAGATATGGATTTCTACATAAATCTGATCAAAACCCTTTCTCCGGAAAGTGTTCCCTCCATGCGCCAGGATGGATTAGCCCGCCGGTATTCTGAGGTGGAAATGTTTTCCGGAGTTGTCCGCCGTCTGGCGGCAAAACACGGATTAACGGTTCCGGTCAATGATATGCTTTACGATAAGATCAAAGGAATAGAAGCAGCTTATCCTTCCTTGCCTCATGATGAATAA
- a CDS encoding LysR family transcriptional regulator: protein MELKEARYILAIARQKNISKAAETLFISQPSLSKYLKNLEHQLGARLFDRVGSCYSPTYIGERYIHYAERIVEFGIEWDMEFDDIMHQNHGRLNIAIPIMLGNSLIGPTLSNFHKLYPHVTVNMMEEVNFVAEHTLTDHTVDVTIYNVHEFPTGLDYQVIGKEEMVLVLSESNPLVKMAEKKEGFQYPWIDLGLLADEPFILLYPDQNTGGLALKLFKDYGLEPKILLHTRNSEMSIRLAMEGLGAAFAPESYYHYLKDREPKSSVCLSIGKEKIENTLIAAYQKNRYLPKYAKAYLDILTDYYQTKQT, encoded by the coding sequence ATGGAATTAAAGGAAGCTAGATATATTCTGGCCATCGCCAGACAGAAAAATATCAGCAAAGCTGCAGAAACTCTTTTCATCTCCCAGCCATCCTTAAGCAAATATTTAAAAAACTTGGAGCATCAGCTTGGGGCCCGTCTTTTTGACCGTGTCGGAAGCTGCTATTCTCCAACCTATATCGGAGAACGTTACATCCACTATGCCGAACGAATCGTGGAATTCGGAATTGAATGGGACATGGAATTTGATGATATTATGCACCAAAACCACGGACGTTTAAATATTGCCATTCCCATCATGCTTGGAAACAGCCTGATCGGTCCCACCCTTTCAAACTTCCACAAGCTATATCCTCATGTCACAGTCAACATGATGGAGGAAGTCAACTTTGTAGCAGAACATACCTTAACCGACCATACCGTAGACGTGACCATTTACAACGTCCATGAATTTCCCACCGGCCTGGATTATCAGGTAATCGGAAAGGAAGAAATGGTTCTCGTCCTATCCGAATCAAATCCATTGGTAAAAATGGCAGAAAAAAAAGAGGGCTTTCAATATCCCTGGATCGATCTTGGCCTCCTTGCAGACGAGCCCTTTATTCTTCTCTATCCTGACCAGAATACAGGCGGCCTTGCTTTAAAGCTCTTTAAGGATTACGGGCTGGAACCAAAGATTCTCCTTCATACCAGAAACAGCGAAATGTCCATCCGCCTTGCCATGGAAGGCCTGGGGGCCGCCTTTGCACCAGAAAGCTACTATCATTATCTAAAAGACCGAGAACCTAAATCTTCAGTCTGCCTGTCCATTGGAAAAGAAAAGATTGAAAACACCCTTATCGCTGCCTATCAGAAAAACCGCTACCTGCCGAAATACGCAAAGGCTTATCTTGATATCCTGACAGATTATTACCAGACAAAGCAAACATAA
- a CDS encoding glycoside hydrolase family 3 protein: MKPNKYMFFFVLLLLPLLLSGCGRRYADDSSLSGSLSTEESNTAANGTDDHTLNPTESTIHISTTESSAIEDTAGQTDSSSGSDPYEVRAGELLLSMSLEEKVGQMFFVRLRKASAVQDIEKYHLGGYILFGDDFKDETQTGIQDFIKNCQNASSIPLLMGVDEEGGTVCRVSKYAAFRSEPFKSPQDLYKQGGLEAIQADTREKAAFLLGLGINVNLAPVCDVSVNPDDFIYRRSFGREARETSDYVRTVVREMEKAGIGSTLKHFPGYGNNADTHTGSAVDTREYQQFVQNDFLPFEAGIKAGADSVLVSHNIVTSMDEKHPASLSRTVHDKLRESLNFKGVIMTDDLSMDAIKNSTSEAAVLAIAAGNDVLVATDFDVEIPAVLDAINKGTLKEEQIDTSVIRVLVWKLKLGILQ, encoded by the coding sequence ATGAAACCAAATAAATATATGTTTTTCTTTGTGCTCTTACTCCTGCCGCTTCTTTTATCAGGCTGCGGGAGACGTTACGCGGATGATAGCAGTCTATCCGGCAGTCTGAGCACTGAGGAATCAAACACGGCTGCAAACGGAACAGATGATCACACTTTAAATCCTACAGAATCCACAATCCATATCTCAACCACAGAGTCTTCGGCGATAGAAGATACGGCTGGACAGACAGATTCTTCCTCTGGCAGTGATCCCTATGAGGTAAGAGCAGGTGAGCTGCTCTTAAGCATGTCCCTTGAGGAAAAGGTGGGGCAGATGTTTTTTGTCCGCCTGCGCAAAGCCAGTGCCGTTCAGGATATTGAGAAGTATCATCTGGGCGGTTATATCCTGTTTGGAGACGATTTTAAGGATGAGACGCAAACCGGCATTCAGGATTTTATTAAGAACTGTCAGAATGCATCTTCCATCCCCTTGCTCATGGGAGTGGATGAGGAAGGAGGGACCGTGTGCCGTGTCAGCAAATACGCGGCATTCCGTTCGGAACCGTTTAAGTCTCCTCAGGATTTGTATAAACAGGGCGGGTTAGAAGCCATTCAGGCGGATACCAGGGAAAAGGCCGCCTTTCTTCTTGGACTTGGGATAAATGTTAATCTGGCTCCTGTCTGTGATGTTTCTGTAAATCCGGATGATTTTATTTACCGCAGGTCCTTTGGCCGGGAAGCCAGGGAGACGTCTGATTATGTCAGGACAGTTGTCCGGGAAATGGAAAAGGCGGGGATCGGAAGCACTCTGAAACATTTTCCCGGCTATGGAAACAATGCAGACACCCATACGGGATCCGCGGTAGATACCAGAGAGTATCAACAATTTGTCCAGAATGACTTCCTGCCATTTGAGGCCGGGATTAAAGCCGGGGCTGACAGTGTTCTGGTTTCCCATAATATCGTAACCTCCATGGATGAGAAACATCCTGCCTCCCTCTCCCGTACGGTTCATGATAAATTAAGGGAATCCTTAAACTTCAAGGGTGTGATTATGACGGATGACCTCAGTATGGATGCCATTAAGAACAGTACATCAGAGGCGGCTGTTCTGGCCATTGCTGCCGGGAATGATGTACTGGTTGCGACTGACTTTGACGTAGAGATTCCGGCCGTTTTAGATGCTATAAATAAGGGAACACTGAAAGAAGAACAGATTGACACTTCCGTAATCAGGGTACTGGTCTGGAAGCTTAAATTGGGCATATTGCAGTGA
- a CDS encoding ABC transporter permease, whose product MRKNKMLTAFAVVVFLFLVLPLVIITVTAFGEGSAITFPIDSFSFRWFVNVFALKSFRVSFLTSLEIALLATVAALIAGIPAAYALARSGIKGKGILKSVFLSPTIVPGIVIGFVLYQFLVLTLRVPVFAGLLAGHFMVTLPYVIRVVGSSLDQFDFSVEEAAWSLGCTKTGAFFRVVLPNITSGISAAFMLAFINSFNNIPVSMFLSGPGVSTFPATLMGYIEYNYDPTVSAVSVLLMAVTVLIMVIVDKTLGIAALAK is encoded by the coding sequence ATGCGTAAGAATAAAATGCTGACTGCTTTTGCTGTGGTGGTGTTCCTGTTTTTGGTTCTGCCGCTTGTCATCATCACTGTGACCGCCTTTGGGGAGGGCAGTGCTATCACCTTTCCCATTGACTCTTTCTCTTTTCGGTGGTTTGTTAATGTATTTGCATTAAAGTCCTTCCGGGTTTCCTTCTTAACCAGCCTGGAAATCGCCCTGCTTGCGACCGTAGCCGCCCTGATTGCAGGGATTCCGGCTGCCTATGCTCTGGCTAGGTCCGGCATAAAGGGGAAGGGAATTTTAAAATCCGTGTTCCTTTCTCCGACCATTGTGCCTGGAATCGTAATTGGCTTCGTACTCTATCAGTTTCTGGTTTTGACTTTAAGAGTTCCAGTGTTTGCCGGACTTTTGGCCGGGCACTTTATGGTGACTCTGCCCTATGTGATCCGGGTGGTCGGCTCCAGTCTGGACCAGTTTGATTTTTCGGTAGAAGAGGCGGCCTGGAGTCTGGGGTGCACAAAGACGGGGGCATTTTTCCGTGTGGTACTGCCTAATATCACATCGGGAATCTCCGCTGCCTTTATGCTGGCTTTTATAAACTCCTTTAATAACATTCCGGTTTCCATGTTTCTCTCTGGTCCCGGTGTGTCCACCTTCCCGGCGACTCTCATGGGTTACATCGAATATAATTATGATCCCACTGTATCGGCGGTATCCGTGCTTTTAATGGCCGTAACGGTCCTTATTATGGTAATTGTTGATAAGACACTGGGAATTGCAGCTTTGGCAAAATAG
- a CDS encoding S8 family peptidase has protein sequence MERILDNNYYDLFVNNVLIPLHQKDSGITYLNERLSLEHVPAESMNPCNLGLYSYNSFPSLYTLNSLVSLDISGITAVQNNPDLSLFGKDVLIGIIDTGIDYRHQAFKNTDGTTRIQSIWDQTDQSGEQPDSFTFGSEYGREQINEALQSNNPLSIVPSVDTNGHGTAISSIAAGTPINDQSFRGVAPEADLVVVKLKNAKKNLKDLFFVPDELLCFQESDIMLAARYLVTVSQKLNKPIVICIALGTSMGGHDGNGPLSSYLDYLAQLPGIGVSISAGNEGNKKRHYYYATSPDVYYSDFSINAGNDDSMFFIEIWGTSPAQLSISITSPTREVTRLIPPSINGCINYNFNISLTNVWINNIIYEQNTGDQLILLRFTNTFPGTWQFHLENNNIDSFSFHAWLPSGNLITDETYFINADPNITITSPGNAASPLTVTAYNQLDNSILEESSRGYTRIGVIKPDIAAPGYLIPCAVPGDKYGSATGTGAAAAHTAGIMAMLFEWGIVKENYIQMTGGIVNRQLILYATRDSAYTYPNNIWGYGQVEINNFLKVVNGA, from the coding sequence TTGGAACGAATACTTGACAATAATTATTACGATCTGTTCGTAAATAACGTCCTTATTCCACTACATCAAAAAGACAGTGGTATTACCTACCTCAATGAAAGACTTTCTTTGGAACATGTCCCGGCAGAATCTATGAACCCCTGTAACTTAGGGCTGTATTCTTACAACAGTTTTCCGTCACTTTACACACTAAATTCATTAGTAAGTTTAGACATATCCGGGATTACAGCGGTTCAGAACAATCCTGATTTAAGTCTGTTTGGAAAAGATGTATTAATAGGAATTATAGATACCGGTATTGACTACCGGCATCAGGCTTTTAAAAACACTGACGGAACCACCCGCATTCAGTCAATCTGGGATCAGACCGACCAATCCGGCGAACAGCCGGATAGCTTTACATTTGGTTCCGAATACGGCAGAGAGCAGATAAACGAAGCGTTACAGTCGAATAATCCTTTATCGATTGTTCCCTCGGTTGATACCAATGGCCATGGTACGGCAATTTCCAGTATTGCGGCCGGTACCCCAATCAATGACCAAAGTTTCCGCGGAGTTGCCCCGGAAGCTGACCTGGTAGTCGTAAAATTGAAAAATGCCAAAAAGAATTTAAAGGATCTCTTTTTTGTACCGGATGAACTTCTGTGTTTTCAGGAATCCGATATTATGCTTGCCGCACGTTACCTGGTTACTGTCTCCCAAAAATTAAATAAGCCAATAGTTATATGCATTGCCCTTGGTACAAGTATGGGAGGACATGACGGAAACGGCCCTTTAAGCAGCTATCTGGATTATCTGGCACAGCTTCCTGGAATAGGGGTTTCGATCTCTGCAGGTAATGAAGGTAACAAAAAAAGACACTATTATTATGCCACTTCACCCGATGTTTATTATAGTGATTTTAGTATAAATGCAGGAAACGATGACAGCATGTTCTTCATAGAAATTTGGGGCACTTCCCCCGCTCAGCTGTCCATCAGCATAACCTCCCCTACCCGGGAGGTTACAAGATTAATTCCTCCATCAATCAATGGCTGCATCAATTATAATTTCAATATAAGCCTGACAAACGTCTGGATAAACAATATTATTTACGAGCAGAATACCGGGGACCAGCTTATCCTGCTGCGTTTCACAAACACATTTCCTGGAACCTGGCAATTTCATTTAGAAAATAATAATATTGATTCATTCTCCTTTCATGCATGGCTCCCATCAGGAAATCTGATAACTGACGAAACATACTTCATAAACGCGGATCCAAACATAACTATTACTTCTCCGGGAAACGCAGCAAGCCCGCTGACCGTTACTGCCTATAATCAGCTGGATAACAGTATCCTGGAAGAATCCAGCAGAGGCTACACAAGAATTGGAGTGATTAAGCCTGACATTGCAGCCCCGGGCTATCTTATCCCATGTGCGGTTCCGGGAGATAAATACGGCTCTGCCACAGGAACGGGAGCCGCAGCGGCCCATACGGCAGGAATCATGGCAATGCTTTTTGAATGGGGGATTGTCAAAGAGAATTATATCCAGATGACTGGCGGTATTGTTAACCGGCAGCTGATTTTGTATGCAACCCGTGACAGCGCCTATACATATCCGAATAACATATGGGGTTATGGCCAGGTGGAAATCAATAATTTTTTAAAAGTAGTTAATGGTGCGTAA
- a CDS encoding PqqD family protein, with amino-acid sequence MLNDKDEVLNLIFKISDKLEYEVDKNGIVTMLMKQDHKIQRVFRKLGFKIPEYKRITMDEYGSCVFLQIDGSKTIREIGKSLEETYGDKVEPLYERLLLFVSHLEQQFHYIENTGRVKERV; translated from the coding sequence ATGCTAAATGACAAGGATGAGGTTTTAAATTTAATATTTAAGATTTCCGATAAACTGGAATACGAGGTTGATAAAAACGGCATTGTGACCATGCTTATGAAACAGGATCACAAGATTCAACGGGTTTTTAGAAAACTCGGTTTCAAAATTCCGGAATATAAAAGAATTACAATGGATGAGTATGGAAGCTGCGTCTTTCTTCAGATTGACGGCAGTAAGACCATTAGGGAAATTGGAAAAAGCCTTGAGGAAACGTATGGTGACAAGGTAGAGCCGCTGTATGAAAGACTGCTGTTATTCGTCAGTCACTTAGAACAGCAATTTCACTATATTGAAAATACCGGCAGGGTGAAAGAAAGAGTTTAA
- a CDS encoding OPT family oligopeptide transporter translates to MNQKLSKGAYGGIAGKDYVPYVPKNSGSGGNAAVLIIGIALSALFAASTAYSGMKAGLTVAAGIPGSILGSVFIAMFAREKGILGKTLLQGMASGGESIASGMIFVFPAILLIGSQVTFLEGLVIGVGGALFGIGAASLVYNYLIVEEHGKLMYPESMAISETLVASEGAKDSLKFMGIGFGIGGLITTVTSSFLNITNNVISFVNEPFYKWKFQLEVNPLLLGIGFIVGMEVSLTMFAGSILSNFAITPLIGYFASLGSGGPAVWNNPAVSVNGMGVGDIAGSYVKYIGAGMMLSGGLIGAIKLIPTVIASIKETMNARGKGSGGAGSSVETVILLSGIIVGFIGGFLISGGNIAMAVLGAVLSMVLSLMFVIVSGRLTGTIGTSNLPVSGMTIASIVIVTLLFVGLGWKSVDDNKALLLFGSFIVTAIAAAGGYCQSQKVSFIIGGSKNEMQKYFAISSIVGVVVVTCVILLLSSQLSMTGDNVPFALPQANLMATLTAGIMSGQLPWVMIICGIMMGIVLFLLGLPVMTVAIGFYLPISTTSIILIGALVRFLVEKYSKNEREKETKVSNGVSLSSGLVAGGSIIGLIGIVLQVTGIISGAGPSGFANSNGMAFILLIILVVATAIPLFKSEVKNAK, encoded by the coding sequence AAAGGCGCATATGGCGGTATAGCCGGCAAAGACTACGTACCATATGTCCCTAAAAACTCCGGATCGGGTGGAAATGCTGCGGTATTAATCATTGGTATTGCTTTGTCTGCGTTGTTTGCGGCATCAACTGCTTACTCAGGCATGAAAGCAGGTCTTACAGTTGCAGCCGGTATACCGGGCTCCATTTTAGGTTCTGTATTTATTGCCATGTTTGCAAGGGAAAAAGGAATTCTTGGAAAGACACTCCTTCAGGGAATGGCCAGCGGCGGTGAATCCATTGCCAGCGGTATGATATTTGTTTTTCCGGCAATTCTTTTGATCGGTTCCCAGGTAACATTTCTGGAAGGCCTTGTGATCGGAGTCGGCGGTGCCTTGTTTGGTATCGGTGCAGCTTCTCTGGTCTACAATTATCTGATCGTGGAAGAACATGGAAAATTAATGTATCCTGAGTCAATGGCTATTTCGGAAACCTTAGTTGCTTCGGAAGGAGCCAAAGATTCTCTGAAGTTTATGGGAATCGGATTTGGAATAGGCGGTTTAATAACCACGGTAACAAGCTCATTCTTAAATATCACCAACAACGTGATCAGCTTCGTGAATGAACCCTTCTACAAATGGAAATTTCAGCTGGAAGTGAACCCCTTGCTGCTGGGAATTGGATTCATCGTGGGGATGGAAGTATCCTTGACCATGTTTGCCGGTTCTATATTATCTAACTTTGCGATTACGCCTCTCATTGGTTATTTTGCTTCTTTAGGCAGTGGCGGCCCGGCCGTATGGAATAATCCTGCTGTCAGCGTAAACGGTATGGGAGTCGGAGATATCGCAGGCAGCTACGTAAAATATATCGGTGCAGGCATGATGCTTTCCGGCGGTCTGATCGGCGCGATAAAACTGATCCCTACGGTTATCGCTTCCATAAAGGAAACCATGAATGCCAGAGGAAAAGGCTCCGGCGGCGCTGGATCTTCTGTTGAAACTGTTATATTACTCTCAGGCATCATCGTAGGCTTTATCGGCGGTTTCCTCATATCCGGCGGTAACATTGCCATGGCTGTACTGGGTGCTGTTTTATCCATGGTGCTGTCTTTGATGTTTGTTATTGTTTCCGGCCGTTTAACCGGCACCATCGGAACTTCAAACCTTCCTGTATCCGGTATGACAATTGCTTCCATCGTTATCGTCACATTACTGTTTGTGGGATTAGGCTGGAAGAGCGTAGATGATAACAAGGCTCTGCTGTTATTCGGTTCCTTTATTGTTACTGCAATCGCTGCAGCAGGCGGTTACTGCCAATCACAAAAAGTTTCTTTTATCATTGGCGGAAGCAAGAATGAAATGCAGAAATATTTTGCAATATCTTCGATTGTAGGTGTTGTGGTAGTTACCTGCGTCATATTATTGCTTTCCAGTCAGCTTTCAATGACTGGGGACAATGTTCCATTTGCATTGCCTCAGGCGAATTTAATGGCAACATTGACAGCTGGAATCATGTCGGGTCAGTTGCCCTGGGTTATGATCATCTGCGGCATTATGATGGGAATCGTTTTATTCTTGCTGGGACTCCCTGTAATGACAGTTGCAATCGGGTTTTATTTGCCGATATCCACTACCTCCATTATTTTAATAGGAGCCCTGGTTCGTTTCTTAGTTGAGAAATATTCCAAAAATGAAAGAGAAAAGGAAACGAAAGTTTCTAACGGTGTAAGCCTGTCGTCAGGACTTGTTGCCGGCGGATCAATCATTGGACTTATCGGAATCGTTTTACAGGTAACTGGCATCATCAGCGGTGCAGGCCCAAGCGGATTTGCAAATTCAAATGGAATGGCATTTATCTTATTGATCATTCTTGTAGTAGCGACCGCAATACCGCTTTTTAAGAGTGAAGTGAAGAATGCTAAATGA
- a CDS encoding ABC transporter permease, whose translation MKKSSAFIMVVPGLVILAVCLFLPLLRVLIPSFHTGDYPFSAYVEFFQDEYYLKIFMRTVKVAFITTAVCMAAGVPTAYFISRCQKKWRGILLSVSIFPLMTNSVIRSFAWINILGSNGIINRFLMAAGLVEKPAKLLYTDFAIIIGSVYLFLPLMIVTVAGVMENIEDDMMEAALSLGADRFKAFMKVIFPISLPGIIVGGILVFTGTLTAYTTPQLLGGNKHMVLATFIYQRAMSVGDWNGAAVISLIMIATTLAVIKGLNALSARLDRRGGNHA comes from the coding sequence ATGAAGAAAAGTAGTGCATTTATCATGGTGGTGCCAGGGCTTGTAATACTGGCAGTGTGTCTGTTTTTACCGCTTTTAAGGGTACTGATTCCGTCTTTTCATACCGGAGACTATCCGTTCAGCGCTTATGTGGAATTTTTCCAGGATGAGTATTATCTTAAGATTTTTATGAGGACAGTAAAGGTTGCGTTCATTACTACGGCTGTCTGTATGGCAGCAGGAGTTCCGACCGCATATTTTATCAGCCGGTGCCAGAAGAAGTGGAGAGGGATTTTACTGTCTGTTTCCATTTTTCCCCTGATGACCAATTCTGTAATAAGAAGCTTTGCCTGGATCAATATTTTAGGGAGCAATGGTATCATTAACCGGTTCCTCATGGCGGCCGGCCTTGTGGAAAAGCCTGCGAAGCTGTTGTACACGGATTTTGCCATTATTATTGGTTCCGTTTACTTATTTCTTCCCCTGATGATCGTTACAGTGGCCGGTGTCATGGAAAATATTGAGGATGACATGATGGAGGCAGCGCTCAGCCTGGGGGCAGACCGGTTCAAGGCTTTTATGAAGGTGATTTTTCCCATTAGTCTTCCCGGAATTATTGTTGGAGGCATTCTGGTGTTTACCGGAACCTTGACGGCCTATACAACGCCTCAGCTGCTTGGCGGTAACAAACATATGGTCCTTGCCACATTTATCTACCAGAGGGCCATGAGTGTGGGAGACTGGAACGGGGCCGCAGTCATTTCCCTGATCATGATCGCCACGACCCTGGCTGTGATTAAAGGTTTAAATGCCCTGTCTGCCAGACTGGACAGAAGAGGAGGAAATCATGCGTAA